One part of the Algibacter sp. L1A34 genome encodes these proteins:
- a CDS encoding aryl-sulfate sulfotransferase: protein MRNLNKSKRSCIVLALVLSCFFACKKENKWEGVCVTLHDIGTVSMNPVKNNILKYEVLVSTEKELDVYIKYWIDRKGDLDSINEKQFYYSQVSKNKKEHQILLMNLKQNTAYNYVVVAQNDNCKSYSDEKEFKTNSIPYYLPFNHPKTDSTLVKNVFKGYMSSHSLDIPGYLFLIDNDMDLVWYHEVPRSIKVANWTDQNTVLTILSVNATKYTRGEEIAEFDLKGNILFRTQKGAKGDKGLDKILHHEIRHDNDNNIMALTYEEGGYDLTSVGGTAEELIIGDGIIIIDKEGNKVWEWSVFDVMDPVTYPGIMDKRKDWFHANSLWQDENGDFLISFRTTNQVWKIDGESGELIWKLGGEDGDFNLPDSLKFYGQHAAHINSQGDLMLLDNGLSDSIPKVKSFTIDETNMTATPQINFAMPKEFYSGVKGCAYLIDNEYVMFCSSDKRRVYYFDLDGNYLGQLETSYKLYRAEYMDEMYDSSEYVK from the coding sequence ATGAGAAATTTGAATAAAAGTAAGCGTAGTTGTATTGTTTTAGCTCTTGTATTGTCTTGCTTTTTTGCTTGTAAAAAAGAGAACAAGTGGGAGGGAGTTTGTGTAACCCTTCACGATATTGGGACGGTGTCTATGAATCCGGTTAAAAATAATATACTAAAATATGAAGTTCTTGTAAGCACAGAAAAAGAACTGGATGTTTACATTAAATACTGGATTGATAGAAAAGGTGATTTGGATAGCATAAATGAAAAACAATTTTACTACAGCCAAGTTTCAAAAAACAAAAAGGAGCATCAAATTCTTTTAATGAACCTGAAACAAAATACGGCGTATAATTACGTTGTAGTGGCTCAAAATGATAATTGTAAAAGTTATAGTGACGAAAAAGAGTTCAAAACAAATTCCATTCCTTACTATTTGCCTTTTAACCATCCCAAAACGGATAGTACTCTAGTAAAAAATGTGTTTAAGGGGTACATGTCGAGCCATTCTTTAGATATTCCAGGTTATTTATTTCTTATAGATAATGACATGGATTTGGTATGGTATCATGAAGTGCCTAGAAGTATCAAAGTGGCAAATTGGACAGATCAAAATACCGTTCTAACCATATTAAGTGTAAATGCAACCAAATATACCAGAGGGGAAGAAATTGCTGAATTTGATTTAAAAGGTAATATTCTTTTTAGAACCCAAAAAGGCGCAAAAGGCGACAAAGGTTTAGATAAAATTCTGCATCATGAAATTAGGCATGATAATGATAACAACATCATGGCGCTAACGTATGAGGAGGGGGGTTACGACTTAACTTCTGTAGGAGGAACGGCTGAAGAACTCATTATTGGAGATGGTATTATCATTATTGATAAAGAAGGAAATAAAGTTTGGGAGTGGTCTGTGTTTGATGTGATGGACCCTGTTACATATCCTGGTATCATGGATAAAAGGAAAGATTGGTTTCATGCAAATTCTTTATGGCAAGATGAAAACGGAGATTTCTTAATCTCTTTTAGAACCACTAATCAAGTATGGAAAATAGATGGAGAATCTGGAGAACTGATATGGAAACTAGGCGGTGAAGATGGCGATTTTAATTTACCCGATAGTTTGAAGTTTTATGGGCAACATGCGGCGCATATCAATAGTCAAGGAGATCTTATGCTGTTAGATAACGGCCTTAGCGATTCTATTCCAAAGGTAAAATCATTCACCATTGATGAAACAAACATGACCGCAACGCCTCAAATTAATTTTGCGATGCCTAAAGAATTTTATTCAGGAGTAAAAGGCTGTGCTTATCTCATAGACAACGAGTACGTTATGTTTTGCTCATCCGATAAAAGGAGAGTGTACTATTTTGATTTAGATGGAAACTATTTAGGACAACTAGAAACAAGTTACAAATTGTATAGAGCAGAATATATGGATGAAATGTATGATAGTAGTGAATACGTAAAATAA